Proteins from one Deinococcus actinosclerus genomic window:
- a CDS encoding SMI1/KNR4 family protein, producing the protein MWRWLLPLLIVPAVLYAATGVWAVHPPPLEVRRVTPVNLPLPEVLARLDAWVAREVPLHHATLRPGVTDASLDAVEARQGVTLPPALRALYRWHDGGDLFGLEFLSLEHLEFNRVAWAELAADRLTDLDEDIVSHPPGAIRPLYATGNWLPFLHDGGGNHVAIDLNPGPAGLVGQVITTGRDEEHRYVLAPNLDTFLREYLRRLETGQVTVRRLSGFSDETWEVRLQEPGGRAPDGYGVLADLFPGFGAAPEHMETR; encoded by the coding sequence ATGTGGCGCTGGCTGCTGCCCCTGCTGATCGTCCCGGCAGTCCTGTACGCTGCGACGGGTGTCTGGGCGGTCCACCCGCCGCCGTTGGAGGTGCGCCGCGTGACGCCCGTGAACCTGCCCCTTCCCGAAGTGCTCGCCCGCCTAGACGCCTGGGTGGCGCGTGAGGTGCCGCTGCACCACGCCACGCTGCGCCCCGGCGTGACAGACGCCTCGCTGGACGCTGTCGAGGCGCGGCAGGGCGTGACTCTCCCTCCGGCCCTGCGCGCCCTGTACCGCTGGCATGACGGCGGCGACCTGTTCGGCCTGGAGTTCCTGAGCCTGGAGCACCTGGAATTCAACCGAGTGGCATGGGCGGAACTCGCTGCCGACCGCCTGACCGACCTGGATGAGGACATCGTGTCGCACCCACCCGGCGCGATCCGCCCCCTGTACGCCACGGGTAACTGGCTGCCGTTCCTGCACGACGGGGGCGGGAACCACGTGGCGATCGACCTGAATCCTGGTCCCGCCGGGCTGGTTGGGCAGGTCATCACGACCGGCCGCGACGAGGAGCACCGGTACGTGCTGGCGCCCAATCTCGACACCTTCCTGCGCGAGTACCTGCGCCGCCTGGAAACGGGCCAGGTGACGGTGCGCCGCCTGAGCGGGTTCAGCGACGAGACCTGGGAGGTGCGCCTTCAGGAACCCGGCGGACGCGCTCCGGACGGGTACGGGGTGCTGGCTGACCTCTTCCCCGGGTTCGGCGCGGCCCCCGAACACATGGAGACCCGCTGA
- a CDS encoding endonuclease III domain-containing protein, producing MTDPTPLNVARPDDERAALLVWIKDTLRPEYGERPLKPRREPLHELISTILSQRTTHADEEAAYRELRTLGDWDAIIAAPVETVAHAIRRSNYPESKAPRIQATLAALRDSPGGYDLNFLRDLPVKDALKFLTDLPGVGIKTASLVLLFNFARPVFPVDTHVHRVTTRVGAIPKMGEQAAHRALLKLLPPDPVFLYELHVNLLRHGQRVCSWYDPKCGACVLRSRCDAHAQYGDGVPAWKG from the coding sequence GTGACCGACCCGACCCCCCTGAACGTGGCCCGCCCGGATGACGAGCGGGCCGCGCTGCTCGTGTGGATCAAGGACACGCTGCGCCCCGAGTACGGCGAGCGGCCCCTGAAGCCCCGGCGGGAACCGCTGCACGAGCTGATCAGCACCATCCTCTCGCAGCGCACCACGCACGCCGACGAGGAAGCCGCGTACCGGGAACTGCGGACGCTGGGCGACTGGGACGCCATCATCGCCGCGCCTGTGGAGACCGTGGCGCACGCCATCCGCCGCAGCAACTACCCCGAGAGCAAGGCCCCCCGCATCCAGGCGACCCTGGCCGCGCTGCGCGACTCGCCCGGCGGGTACGACCTGAACTTCCTGCGCGACCTGCCGGTGAAGGACGCCCTGAAGTTCCTGACCGACCTGCCCGGCGTGGGCATCAAGACCGCCAGTCTGGTGCTGCTGTTCAATTTCGCCCGCCCGGTCTTCCCGGTGGACACACACGTGCACCGCGTCACGACCCGCGTGGGCGCCATCCCGAAGATGGGTGAACAGGCCGCGCACCGCGCCCTCCTGAAGCTCCTGCCGCCCGACCCGGTGTTCCTGTACGAACTGCACGTGAACCTTCTCCGGCACGGCCAGCGGGTCTGCTCGTGGTACGACCCGAAGTGCGGCGCGTGCGTCCTGCGTTCCCGCTGCGACGCCCACGCGCAGTACGGGGATGGGGTGCCTGCCTGGAAGGGTTGA